A part of Chanos chanos chromosome 9, fChaCha1.1, whole genome shotgun sequence genomic DNA contains:
- the LOC115821561 gene encoding meprin A subunit beta-like, whose translation MCSDLLSGVARRRDIPEINKHLNLREGDILEIKERRIQRSAILGDDYRWECPVPYVLSEYLDMNAKGVILKALEQFRLKSCIDFKPRESEYHHIRVVKQDGCFSSVGKTSWYSQLLSIGDGCDTIAIVEHEFLHALGFHHEQSRYDRDDHVTIVWENIMWGEENNFKRYTKNESTTQGTPYDYTSVMHYGKDAFSLGTGYTIITKLPEYQDVIGQRLDMSFYDALELNQLYQCNGSVSFLDHCSFDNESLCEMSFCSGSDHGWERVTNATGGPHSDHTYLGSESHNGFFMHFSTVHGEEGNTGRLQTRKMTPKRECKVQCLQFFYYHSGNESDQLNIWIREFVNENDTHGIRRIMGQITGPPANYWQLHHVPLNTNRTFQVEFEARKGAGSSTGGFSVDDINLSETECPHNTWQIRNFEELWNSSEPETEIFSPRYYSPEGYGYQVSVTLELDYISFHVYLVSGDYDDQLQWPCPWRQVTFLLLDQHPHIQQRMSKQESITTDPDLIDDGKYFWDNPRKVGTPKVENNETIYVNEGWGYEEIMYQRELMDRAFVKGGDIFFLISMQDISELLQKDSLSCPSVPEQNFTISPEEQTDEGPCENRNGMTTASDR comes from the exons ATGTGTTCTGACCTTTTGTCAGGTGTTGCTAGACGCCGTGACATTCCTGAGATCAACAAAC ATTTAAATCTGCGAGAAGGAGATATTTTGGAG ATTAAGGAGAGGCG CATACAGAGGAGTGCTATTTTAGGAGATGACTACCGATGGGAGTGTCCTGTTCCCTACGTGCTAAGTGAATACCTCG ATATGAATGCCAAAGGTGTCATCTTGAAGGCTTTGGAGCAGTTCCGATTGAAATCATGCATCGATTTCAAACCAAGGGAGAGCGAATACCATCACATCAGAGTTGTGAAGCAGGATGG GTGTTTCTCATCTGTTGGGAAAACATCCTGGTACAGTCAGCTTCTCTCCATTGGTGATGGTTGCGACACCATTGCTATTGTTGAACATGAGTTTCTTCATGCTCTGGGTTTCCACCATGAACAGTCCAGATATGACAGAGATGATCATGTCACAATCGTCTGGGAAAATATCATGTGGG gAGAAGAGAACAATTTTAAAAGGTATACTAAGAATGAAAGCACTACTCAGGGTACTCCATATGACTACACTTCTGTGATGCACTATGGGAAAGATGCCTTTAGTCTTGGAACTGGTTACACCATCATCACAAAGCTGCCTGAGTACCAGGATGTGATTGGTCAGCGACTGGACATGAGTTTCTATGATGCGTTGGAACTCAACCAACTCTATCAGTGCA ATGGATCTGTCTCATTCCTGGACCACTGCAGTTTTGATAACgagagtctgtgtgagatgagttTCTGTTCTGGCTCTGATCATGGATGGGAAAGAGTAACCAATGCCACTGGAGGTCCCCACTCTGATCACACTTACCTAGGGAGTGAGTCACACA ATGGGTTCTTCATGCACTTCAGCACAGTTCATGGTGAGGAAGGGAACACAGGAAGACTGCAGACCAGAAAGATGACACCGAAGAGAGAATGCAAAGTTCAGTGTCTGCAGTTCTTCTATTATCACAGTGGGAATGAATCTGACCAGCTCAACATCTGGATCAGAGAGTTTGTCAATGAGAATGACACACATGGAATACGCAGAATAATGGGCCAAATCACAG gTCCCCCAGCCAATTACTGGCAACTCCACCATGTACCACTCAATACCAATAGAACATTCCAGGTTGAATTTGAAGCACGCAAAGGAGCAGGAAGTTCCACTGGTGGCTTTTCTGTGGATGATATTAACCTGTCAGAGACTGAGTGTCCACACAACACTTGGCAGATAAGAAACTTTGAGGAGCTTTGGAATTCAAGCGAACCTGAAACTGAAATCTTTAGCCCGAGGTATTACTCTCCTGAAGGCTATGGCTATCAGGTGTCTGTAACACTGGAGTTGGACTACATTTCTTTCCATGTGTATCTGGTCTCTGGAGATTATGATGATCAGCTGCAGTGGCCCTGTCCATGGAGACAAGTGACCTTCTTACTACTCGACCAGCATCCTCACATCCAACAACGTATGTCCAAACAAGAGAGCATCACCACAGATCCAGATTTGATAGACG ACGGTAAGTATTTTTGGGACAACCCACGGAAAGTCGGAACTCCGAAAGTTGAGAACAACGAGACAATATACGTTAACGAAGGATGGGGTTACGAAGAAATCATGTACCAAAGGGAGCTCATGGACAGAGCGTTTGTTAAGGGTGGTGACATCTTCTTCCTCATCAGTATGCAGG acATCTCAGAACTTCTTCAGAAAGactctctgtcctgtccttcAGTGCCTGAGCAGAACTTCACAATATCTCCAGAGGAGCAGACAGATGAGGGTCCGTGTGAAAACAG GAATGGTATGACAACAGCCTCTGACAGGTAA
- the tomm40 gene encoding mitochondrial import receptor subunit TOM40 homolog, with translation MGSVLAASSPNPPPASGGGATQGSPGLVSVPPGFTMPPVSPLPPSPGTTGQPSAESDPPLPNPGTFEECHRKCKEVFPAQMEGVRLVVNKGLSNHFQVSHTITLSTLGDSGYRFGSTYVGSKQTGPAESFPVLVGDMDNTGSLNAQIIHQLTTRVRSKVAMQTQQHKFVNWQCDAEYRGDDFTAAVTLGNPDVLVGSGIIVAHYLQSLSPALALGGELVYHRRPGEEGTVTSLVGRYTGSNYVATMTIGGAGAHASYYHKANDQLQVGVEFEASTRMQDTSVSFGYQLDLPKANLQFKGSLDSNWVVGATLEKKLVPLPLSLVLGAFLNHRKNKFQCGFGVTIG, from the exons ATGGGCAGTGTATTGGCTGCCAGCTCCCCAAATCCACCACCTGCTTCAGGGGGTGGAGCTACCCAGGGAAGTCCTGGCCTGGTGTCTGTACCCCCAGGATTCACCATGCCCCCGGTGTCTCCTCTCCCTCCGTCCCCTGGCACCACAGGCCAGCCTAGTGCAGAAAgtgacccccccctccccaacccagGCACTTTTGAGGAGTGCCATCGGAAGTGCAAAG AGGTCTTCCCAGCTCAGATGGAGGGTGTACGATTGGTAGTGAACAAGGGCTTGAGTAATCACTTCCAG GTCAGTCACACGATTACTCTAAGCACCCTGGGAGACTCGGGCTACAGATTCGGATCCACGTACGTAGGAAGCAAACAGACTGGACCTGCTGAG TCTTTTCCGGTTCTGGTGGGAGACATGGATAACACAGGCAGTCTCAATGCACAGATCATCCATCAGCTGACCACCCGCGTGCGCTCTAAAGTGGCCATGCAG ACACAGCAGCACAAGTTTGTAAACTGGCAGTGTGATGCAGAATACCGCGGAGATGACTTCACCGCTGCTGTAACCCTTGGCAACCCAGATGTCCTCGTTGGCTCTG GTATCATAGTAGCTCACTACCTCCAGTCTCTGTCCCCTGCCCTGGCACTTGGAGGAGAGCTGGTTTACCACAGACGGCCTGGTGAGGAGGGCACTGTCACATCACTGGTGGGCAGATACACAG GCAGTAACTATGTTGCCACGATGACCATTGGAGGAGCTGGTGCACATGCATCGTATTACCACAAAGCCAATGATCAG TTGCAGGTTGGGGTGGAGTTTGAGGCGAGTACAAGGATGCAGGACACAAGTGTATCTTTCGGTTATCAGCTGGACCTACCCAAAGCTAACCTACAGTTTAAAG GTTCATTAGACAGTAACTGGGTCGTCGGGGCCACTTTGGAAAAGAAGCTGGTTCCGCTGCCGCTCTCGCTGGTTCTCGGTGCCTTCCTCAACCACCGCAAGAACAAGTTTCAGTGTGGCTTTGGAGTCACAATcggttaa
- the ddx61 gene encoding probable ATP-dependent RNA helicase ddx6, translating into MATARTENPASVMGLTKQNGQLRGQPKPLGLQPGGPIAASTQPGKAPSAPPTGSSIPQSSGGIRFGDDWKKCLQLPPKDMRVQTSDVTATKGNEFEDYCLKRELLMGIFEMGWEKPSPIQEESIPIALSGRDILARAKNGTGKSGAYLIPLLERIDVKKEHIQAVVLVPTRELALQVSQISIQISKHLSGMKIMATTGGTNLRDDIMRLDEIVHVVIATPGRILDLIKKGVAKMDKVQTMVMDEADKLLSQDFVVLIEDIISFLPKNRQILLYSATFPISVQKFMVKHLQKPYEINLMDELTLKGITQYYAYVTERQKVHCLNTLFSRLQINQSIIFCNSTQRVELLAKKITQLGYSCFYIHAKMMQEYRNRVFHDFRNGLCRNLVCTDLFTRGIDIQAVNVVINFDFPKNAETYLHRIGRSGRYGHLGLAINLITSEDRFSLKTIEDQLITDIKPIPSSIDKSLYVAEFHSAIPDAEEAEKETAAKPGDTTAP; encoded by the exons ATGGCCACAGCAAGAACAGAGAATCCTGCTTCTGTGATGGGACTTACCAAACAGAACGGGCAACTCAGGGGACAACCTAAACCATTGGGCCTCCAGCCAGGAGGACCCATAGCTGCCTCTACACAACCAGGAAAAGCACCCAGCGCCCCCCCGACAGGCAGCAGTATCCCCCAGAGCAGTGGGGGTATCAG GTTTGGAGATGACTGGAAGAAGTGCCTACAGCTCCCTCCGAAAGACATGAGAGTGCAAACCTCA GATGTGACAGCAACTAAGGGTAATGAGTTTGAGGACTACTGCCTGAAACGAGAGCTGTTAATGGGAATTTTTGAGATGGGCTGGGAGAAGCCCTCTCCTATTCAG GAGGAAAGTATCCCCATTGCCCTGTCAGGCAGGGACATCCTGGCCAGAGCCAAAAACGGGACAGGCAAGAGTGGAGCCTACCTCATTCCTCTCCTGGAGAGGATAGACGTGAAAAAGGAGCATATTCAGG CTGTCGTGTTGGTGCCCACGCGTGAACTGGCCCTACAGGTGAGTCAGATCAGTATCCAGATTAGTAAGCACCTCAGTGGGATGAAGATCATGGCCACCACAGGCGGGACCAACCTCAGAGATGACATCATGCGTCTTGATGAGATAG TGCATGTTGTCATAGCGACACCAGGCAGGATCCTGGACCTGATAAAGAAGGGCGTGGCCAAAATGGATAAAGTTCAGACAATGGTGATGGACGAG GCGGACAAACTGCTGTCTCAGGACTTTGTCGTACTCATTGAGGACATCATCAGTTTCCTGCCCAAGAACCGCCAGATCCTGCTCTACTCCGCCACCTTCCCCATCAGTGTACAGAAGTTCATG GTGAAACACCTTCAGAAGCCTTATGAGATAAACCTGATGGACGAGCTGACTCTGAAGGGCATCACTCAGTATTATGCCTACGTCACTGAGAGGCAGAAAGTGCACTGTCTCAACACCCTATTCTCCAGG ctccAGATCAACCAGTCGATCATATTCTGTAACTCCACCCAGAGGGTGGAGCTCCTGGCGAAAAAAATCACTCAGCTTGGCTATTCTTGCTTCTATATCCATGCCAAGATGATGCAG GAGTATCGAAACCGTGTGTTCCACGATTTCAGAAACGGACTGTGTAGGAACTTGGTCTGTACAG ATCTGTTCACCAGAGGAATTGACATCCAAGCAGTCAATGTAGTCATCAACTTTGATTTCCCCAAAAATGCAGAAACCTACCTGCACCGCATTGGTCGATCAG GTCGGTACGGTCACCTGGGTTTGGCCATAAACTTGATCACCTCAGAGGACCGTTTCAGTCTGAAGACTATAGAAGATCAGCTGATCACCGATATCAAGCCCATCCCGAGCAGCATCGACAAAAGCCTGTACGTGGCCGAGTTCCACTCCGCCATCCCCGACGCTGAGGAGGCGGAGAAAGAGACCGCAGCCAAACCAGGCGACACCACCGCACCCTAA